Proteins encoded together in one Lepus europaeus isolate LE1 chromosome 13, mLepTim1.pri, whole genome shotgun sequence window:
- the EPCAM gene encoding epithelial cell adhesion molecule, producing MAPPQVLALGLLLAAAMAAAQDCICKNYKLTTNCIEKNGDCQCTSIGTQNTVLCSKLASKCLVMKAEMTSSKSGRRVKPEGAIQNNDGIYDPECDEQGLFKAKQCNGTATCWCVNTAGVRRTDKDTEIICSERVRTYWIIIELKHKSREKPYDTQSLQTALQELISSRYLLDPKFITNILYENNVITIDLVQNSSQKTQNDVDIADVAYYFEKDVKGESLIQSSNKMELKVNGEQVELDPGQTLIYYVDEKAPEFSMQGLKAGIIAVIVVVALAIIAGVVVLVISRKKRMAKYEKAEIKEMGEMHREYDG from the exons ATGGCGCCCCCCCAGGTCCTCGCGCTCGGGCTCCTGCTCGCGGCGGCGATGGCCGCTGCTCAAG ACTGTATCTGTAAAAACTACAAGTTGACCACAAACTGCATTGAGAAGAATGGTGACTGCCAGTGTACTTCAATTGGTACACAGAATACTGTCCTTTGCTCAAAAC TGGCTTCCAAATGTCTGGTGATGAAGGCGGAAATGACCAGTTCAAAGTCCGGGCGAAGAGTGAAGCCTGAAGGAGCCATCCAGAACAACGACGGGATTTATGACCCCGAGTGCGACGAGCAGGGGCTGTTTAAAGCCAAGCAGTGCAATGGCACCGCCACGTGCTGGTGTGTGAACACCGCTGGGGTCAGGAGGACCGACAAGGACACCGAAATAATCTGCTCCGAGCGAGTGAGGACCTA CTGGATCATCATTGAACTAAAGCACAAATCAAGAGAGAAACCTTATGATACTCAAAGTTTGCAAAC TGCACTTCAGGAGCTCATCTCATCTCGTTATCTGCTGGATCCTAAATTTATCACAAATATTCTG TATGAAAATAATGTTATCACTATTGATCTGGTGCAAAATTCTTCTCAGAAAACTCAGAATGATGTGGACATAGCTGATGTggcttattattttgaaaaagat GTTAAAGGTGAATCCTTGATCCAGTCTTCCAACAAAATGGAGCTGAAAGTGAATGGGGAACAAGTGGAACTTGATCCTGGTCAAACTCTAATTTACTACGTTGATGAAAAGGCCCCTGAGTTTTCCATGCAGGGCCTGAAAGCTGGTATCATTGCTGTCATTGTTGTTGTGGCACTCGCGATCATTGCCGGGGTCGTTGTGCTG GTTATTTCCAGAAAGAAGAGAATGGCAAAGTATGAGAAGGCTGAG ATCAAAGAGATGGGTGAGATGCATAGGGAATATGATGGATAA